In Streptomyces paludis, the genomic stretch GGCCGGCGCTGGACACGGCGCCGCCGTCGCCGGAGTGCGTCCGGGACCGGCACGCGCTGCTGGCGGCGGCCGCGCGGCTGCCGGTCACCCATGGCGTGCGCGATCCGGCGGGCCTGGGGCGGCTGGTGAGCTGGCACCGGCCGCTGGCCGCCGCGCATCCGCAGGACCGGACGCCGTTCGCGGCGCTGGTACGGGAGGCGTGCCTGTTCGGGGTGCTGGCGCGCGGCGCTCTCTCACCGCTGGGCGCGGCGCTGCGCGCGGCCGGGCCGGGCGGGGTGGGACCGGGCGGGGGCGGTGACCGCGAGAGCGACCGGAGCGGCGGAAACGATACGGCCGCGGGCGCGGCCGGGGGCGCGGGCGACGGCTCCGGTTCGGGCGACGGCTCCGGCCCGGCCGGGCTGGCGGAGTGCGCGCGGCGCCTGTTGCCGTCGGCGCTGGACCGGGCCCGTATCGGCGCGGATCTGACCGCGGTGGTCCCGGGCGTGCCCTCCGCGCGGCTGGCGGGTGTGCTGGACTCCGTCGCCGTCCGGGAGGCGCGCGGTACGGCGTCGGTCTGGCGGTTCGGCCCGGACTCGGTGCGCGGGGCGCTGGACGCGGGCCGTACCGCCGAGGAGATCACCGCCGAGCTGGCGGCCGTCGCGGAGTCGGACGCGCTGCCCCAGCCGCTCGTCTATCTGATCGCGGACACCGCCCGCCGGCACGGTCAGGTGCGGGTCGCCGGGGCGGGCTGTGTGATCCACGGCGTACAGCCCGCGCTGCTCACCGAGATCGCCTCCCACCGGCGGCTCTCCCGGCTCGGCATCCGGCCGCTCGCGCCGTCCGTCCTGCTCTCCGGGATGCCGCTGGAGGAGACCCTGACGGCGCTGCGCGCGGAGGGGTACGCGCCGGTCGCGGAGGAGAGCGACGGTACGGCGCGGGCCGAGCGGCAGGCGAGACCGCGCGCCCGGGCGGGCGCGGGCGCCGGGGCCGGTGAAGGGGCGGCCGGCAGGGCGGCGCGGGCGCGGGCCTCGGCCGTACCGCGTCCTCGGGGCGCGCGGGCGCGGGCCGGCGGGTCCCCGGCCGTCCCCGATCTGGCCGAGCTGGCGACGCTGCTGCTCGCCGCCGCGCGCGATCCGCTGGACGGCGCGCCGTATCTGAGCCGGACCGAGGAGACGCTCGCGCACCGCTGCCCGCCCCGGCTGAGCCGGACCGAGCTGCGCAGGCTCGCCGTCGCGCTCGAAGCGGAGTCCCCGGTCACCATCGAGTACGCGGACGACGAGGCCGGGGGCGAGGGCGGTGACGGCGACGGCGAGGGGCGGACCGTTTATCTGCTGCGCGAGCCGTTCCTCGACCCGCCGGAGCTGATCGGACACTGCCCGGGCGAGCGCGGTGAGCGCTCCTTCGCGCTGTCGCGCATCCGGTCCGTCCCGCCCACGTGACGCGCCGCCTACGTGACGCGCCGGGGCCCGGGCGGCGCGCCGGCCGCGAGGGGCGAGCGGGCCAGCTCCAGACAGCCGGCGGCGATCAGCGCTACGGCGGCGAGTTCGGGCAGGAGCCACCAGCCGGTGCGTACGGTCTCGCCGAAGAGCGTGACCCCGTACGCGATGCTGATCAGCGCGTCCCCGAGGGTGAGCATCGGCTGCGACGCGGCCAGGGAGCCAGCCTGGAGAGCGTTCTGGAGCAGGAAGAGGGCGCCCACCCCGGCGACGGCCATCCCGTAGAGCTGCCAGGACGTGAGGACCGCGCCGATGCCGCCGGGGTCGAAGCGGGCGACGGCGTCCTTCATCAGGGCGGCGGTCAGCGCGTATCCGCCGGCCGCGGCGAGGCCGAGGAGCGCGGCCCGCGCGTTGCCGCGCAGCCGGAGCGACCAGAGGATCAGGCCGGCCTCGGCGGCGCCGGTGATCAGCAGCGCGGGGATCCAGGCGGCCGGCCGTACGGTGTCGGTGCCGCCGCCGGGGGCGGCCGTGGCCATGCCCAGCGTCAGACCGA encodes the following:
- a CDS encoding helicase-associated domain-containing protein, yielding MREPAPRSLGEAAERMGRLESVVLVLPLLPRPVLQTTEALAALGTPAPAGALERLLGVPSDRGPLASVLRTLADHALVWPSGDGRLRMVSALHQWWTSPLGLEARLGALLSDKSSEELRRITENLGLGAGKTRQERLDRILEHHRDPARVREVADAAPEGVRTLLYGQAGVPAAGVAGVTGVTGVTGVTVGGGARYADERWATDRALLVRRHYGSHAAMPGEVTLALRGPDWRAPFDPLPPRPDLRPLTAVDVEREAAAVAAELTGHAAALLAECARRPPARLRTGGIGPRELVRLTKAAQCPEDVARLVLACAYAAGLLARDGETLPVTGAYDEWAEREPAEQLVRLLRAWWTLGRTPTHAHDAEGRPRPALDTAPPSPECVRDRHALLAAAARLPVTHGVRDPAGLGRLVSWHRPLAAAHPQDRTPFAALVREACLFGVLARGALSPLGAALRAAGPGGVGPGGGGDRESDRSGGNDTAAGAAGGAGDGSGSGDGSGPAGLAECARRLLPSALDRARIGADLTAVVPGVPSARLAGVLDSVAVREARGTASVWRFGPDSVRGALDAGRTAEEITAELAAVAESDALPQPLVYLIADTARRHGQVRVAGAGCVIHGVQPALLTEIASHRRLSRLGIRPLAPSVLLSGMPLEETLTALRAEGYAPVAEESDGTARAERQARPRARAGAGAGAGEGAAGRAARARASAVPRPRGARARAGGSPAVPDLAELATLLLAAARDPLDGAPYLSRTEETLAHRCPPRLSRTELRRLAVALEAESPVTIEYADDEAGGEGGDGDGEGRTVYLLREPFLDPPELIGHCPGERGERSFALSRIRSVPPT
- a CDS encoding DMT family transporter, producing the protein MISVLFAILTAISNGSGAVLQRRAAATVPDTEAMRLSLIGRLLRQKVWLAGIGLVLVAAACQAVALATGPIAVVQPIFVLELPSTLLIASYLFRTRLARSTWYGVAAVTLGLTLGMATAAPGGGTDTVRPAAWIPALLITGAAEAGLILWSLRLRGNARAALLGLAAAGGYALTAALMKDAVARFDPGGIGAVLTSWQLYGMAVAGVGALFLLQNALQAGSLAASQPMLTLGDALISIAYGVTLFGETVRTGWWLLPELAAVALIAAGCLELARSPLAAGAPPGPRRVT